GAAGATATCTCCAAGTGTGAACCCCAGCCCGCTCGGCGTCACGTTCGTTGCCTCGCGGAATGGGCGACAGACATCAGGAGAAGGTGATTGTTCGGTTGGTTCAATTTCGAGAATACGCGTGCGAAGGCCGTTCTTCGAATGGTGCTGGGAAAGACGAACTGCCACGGTGGTTCCAATCTCCACCTGCCACGGGCAAAGTGAGATTGGGCAAGTTCCATCCACGCCGCGTGCTACGATGACGTGAAGCAGAGACTTTCCATGGTTGATGTGGTCGATGACACCAACCCGAAAGGGCATGATGTCCATGGGTGTGCCGTCTTCCCGGCGGCTGATCCGGTGAATTATTGTGCGCTTTGGCTCGGCCTTTGATGTCTCTAATTGCAACTTGATCGGCGTTCCTTCGGCCAACCTGCGGATGTCCGGATGGCTGTCAGGCAGGCTCAACTCGATTGCGAACGGATTCCCCTTCACATAGATTCTGCGGCGCCTTCGAGGCTTCTGACCATCTCGCCCCTCGATGGTGAAAACGTCCCCGAGGCACGCATCGGTCCACGGGAGGTGCGAGAAAAGCAAAGCTTCCGCCGCATCGCTCAGGCTGCCATAGAAGGCGCGATCAGTCGTGTTCGGCGTCACCGCAGAAAGTCTTTCAACAAGACTCTGTGCTTCGCGGGGTATCGCGTATCCGGCGCGGGCGCGGCGTGCAATCATTCGCTCTGCCTCGAACCGGGCTTCGGCAGGGTGGCTTTCTTCCAACAGAGCGGCGAACTTGAGGCGGACCTTCCCTACGAAGTTATCGTCCTGTGAACAGCTCAGGGCCTTGGCATAGCACGAGCGCCGCAGATCGATATCATGTGGCACCAGGTCACCGATCAGTTCCCAAGCCCAATACTCAGAAGCCTTCTCGCGCGCAAATTCGACGGCCAGCTTGAGCGCTTCATCAATACGCCCCATACCCCGCAGTAGTTTCGTGAGATTGAACTTGAGCCAGATGTTATCCGGGAAGCGCTTCATCGCGGCCTGCACATGCGGCAAAATGAAATGGCAGTCATCCACGCGGTCGCTCTGGGCTGCCTCGGCCGACGCGGCCTGGATCACCTGCTCGACGAGGGAAGGGTAGGTCTTGCCGTCCTTTCCCGTCTGCCGGTCGAAGTCCTCGTCGTTGAACTGATCCGGGTTCCAGAGGCGAAGAAAAGGAAGAAGCTTGAGCTGTTCGCCCTTTGTCAGGCGCAACGCTTGCCGCAGTATGAGGCTGTGCAGGAGGTCGGGGCCGCCAATCGCTAGCTTCAGATAGGTGTTCAGGTTCCTCTTCACGCGCTGAACAACTGGCGGAGACAGTTTCTCGTCCTGCGTCTGTTCGAGTTCGTCTTTGATTAGGCGGTAGAGTTCCCACCCCCACGCCTTCCGATCCTCTGGTGCCAGCTTTCCGTTCGCATCAAGGTCGGCGTAGATCCTTGCGGCCTCCTCGTGCTTTCCCTGCTTGCTCAGAATGCGAGCTGACTGCATGGCACGGCGGTCGGGGTTCGCGAGGTCCAGAGCCTTCGCGCGATGCTCCGCCAGCACTGCGTCTGAGGCCGGGACTTCAAAGCGCCGTAACTGTTCCAGATAGTCGGACAGCGCCATGTGATTACCATCGGCCGAATGCTGTTTCACGAGCGCAATCAAACACCATGCATAGGCGGCGCGGTCGTAGTCATCGGCCTCGGAATCAGCGATGCGCTCCAGTGAGAGTGCATGTGCAGCGGCAAGCTGGGCACCTTTCCTAAGTTCGGTGACCTCTTTAGAGCGATGGTTCCAAGTTCCCGCCCCCAAACTACTATTTCGCCGGCTCCCGCTAAAGATGCTCACGGGACAACCTCGTCGGTCAGAACGGTTCCGACATCATCCTGCAGCGCGATGAGTGATGGTTCTGGGTTCAGGGACGGATTGACGGGCATGAACTTGGTTAACTGGTTTTTGCCGTTGTAAAAGATGTCTACCGTGACTGTGTCCGGACCGCGCGCAAGAGTGTAGCGCTGGCTCCATTGCTGCTCCTTAAAGTTGGCGACCGTGATGCCCTTCTTCGACAGCGCGGCAATCAACCGGTCATGGAAATCCCGCAGGAAAGGGCGGTCAGGCGCGCCCACGCTGGCCGAGCTCGAAGTGCCAGTTCCTGGTTTCTGGCCCGACAATCCAGCGATGCGAGCTATGATCTCCTCCGCGAAGCCGTCAGGCCTCGGGCAGGTCACGCTAGAGACAGTCCAGTTTCCCTTGTAGCCGATGTCGATCCGAACAGCATCAGCACCTCGCTTGAAGAAATACGCCTCTCGATACTGGTGGTGAGCGACGTCCTCGATCTCGACCCCAGTGTCGGCCAGCCTGTTGCGGATTTCCGTTTGAAGCCAGGTGCGGAACAGGGATTGCGGGGACAAAGCCGGGGAGGGGGCCCCTCCATCTGGTTCAGGGGCCATCGCACGCTGGTCGGGAGGGCCGGACTCCGTGCTTTGTGGGCCGGGTTGTGTGGTAGAGGGCGTAACCCATCCGGTTCCCGCCGCTTTCAGCCTAATCTCCGGCGGATCGACAAGATACAGCTTGCTGCTGGTCCGGGTCATGGCCGTGTAGAGCCAGCGAAAATAGTCCGATGACCGCGGGTTCTGCCGGGTTGCGCAACTGACGATCACATGGCTCCACTCGCCGCCCTGCGCCTTGTGGCAGGTAATGGCATAGCCGAACCTGAGGCGAAGAGCGTTGAAATACGGATCCGAACGCAGGGCCAACTGGAATGCATCACGATCTTTGTTCCGGTCGATATGCTTGTGGCGCTTGAGGAAATCGACGTAGAGGGCGCGCTGCTGCGCAGATGCCAAGCTAGCATCGTCGCCGTGCAGAAAATCGTCGAGTATCTTTGCCTTCAGGATGAGATCGTCACCTTCCGATTGCGGCAGCGCAACCATGACGTCTCGAAAATTCAGCGCGACATTAATGGGTTCCGATACGTCGCTATTGCCGATCTTCTGAAGCAACTGCACAGACCGTCGCTCGACCGTCGCTTCAGCCGCGTCGATCTGCAGGATTTCACCATTGGCGACGTAATGAGGACCGCAAAAGCCATTGGCCGCAACAATCACGCTGTCACCGGCCGCCACTGTCGCCTTGCCCGGAAACAGTACTGCCCGGATCGCACGGTTGAAATTGGCGGCTTCGGTATTCGAGTGGGTAACGATGATCGGCGCCTGGGGGCCGCGTCCTTCGCGGATCTTCATATAGAGAGGTGTGACACTGTCCTTGGGCAGTTGGATGACGTCATCGTCGAAAGAGAACGTCAGGCTGCTGAAGCGTCCACTGGTAACGCCTTCGCGCAGGGGCATGACATTGCGGATTACCGCGCTTTCAGCTTTCTGGCGGACGATTTCAGTCAACTCGTAGCTGGTTGCATCAAGCCCGAAGGTCTCACGCAGGTAATCCGCGTCCAGGGCAGGAGAGGTCGACATGCCGACCGGAGGCAGCTGCGCAGGATCGCCGATGAAGATGATCTTTCGGGCGTTGCCTGAATGCGTTGAACCCACGTGCTCGATCAGATCCCGCAACAGATGTCCGCTGCCAGACCGGAAGAATTCACTTTCGGAATACACGTTCGATACGAGCGACGCCTCGTCAATGATGGCAACGGCATCGACCGGGTCATCATTGTTCCGGACCTTGGCAATCATCTTGAAGGTGGCCGACCCATCGCCGTCATCTTCGGTCTGCTCGGTCATCTCGCTATAGTCGTAGATCAGGCTGTGGATCGTTCGCGCTGACTGCCCAGTTTTCTTTGTGATGACTTTGGCTGCCCGCCCTGTCGGGGCCGCAAGCGAGAACATCCGCCCTTGGGCAAGCAAGAACTCGGTCAGACCACCCGCAAGGAAGGTTTTCCCCGTTCCCGCATAGCCTTTCAGCAGAAATACCCGCTGGGTGTCGTCTGCGAGGAATCCATCGAGCGCCGAAATGCCCCTCTGCTGGTCGGCCGTGAGCTCCTCTTCGAACATGTCCCGCAACGAGATCCGCGTCTGCGGTGGCCTGACCAGGGTCTCTAGGCCAGCCTCGCGGTTTTGGACAATGTTCTCCCTCGCGTCGGCTGGGCACATGTCCTGCGAGGTCTCATGAC
The nucleotide sequence above comes from Frigidibacter mobilis. Encoded proteins:
- a CDS encoding DUF7017 domain-containing protein, producing the protein MSIFSGSRRNSSLGAGTWNHRSKEVTELRKGAQLAAAHALSLERIADSEADDYDRAAYAWCLIALVKQHSADGNHMALSDYLEQLRRFEVPASDAVLAEHRAKALDLANPDRRAMQSARILSKQGKHEEAARIYADLDANGKLAPEDRKAWGWELYRLIKDELEQTQDEKLSPPVVQRVKRNLNTYLKLAIGGPDLLHSLILRQALRLTKGEQLKLLPFLRLWNPDQFNDEDFDRQTGKDGKTYPSLVEQVIQAASAEAAQSDRVDDCHFILPHVQAAMKRFPDNIWLKFNLTKLLRGMGRIDEALKLAVEFAREKASEYWAWELIGDLVPHDIDLRRSCYAKALSCSQDDNFVGKVRLKFAALLEESHPAEARFEAERMIARRARAGYAIPREAQSLVERLSAVTPNTTDRAFYGSLSDAAEALLFSHLPWTDACLGDVFTIEGRDGQKPRRRRRIYVKGNPFAIELSLPDSHPDIRRLAEGTPIKLQLETSKAEPKRTIIHRISRREDGTPMDIMPFRVGVIDHINHGKSLLHVIVARGVDGTCPISLCPWQVEIGTTVAVRLSQHHSKNGLRTRILEIEPTEQSPSPDVCRPFREATNVTPSGLGFTLGDIFIPPHMITAEGVQAGDLVEGVAVASFDKKRGKWGMKAIQAKVVARNHFDFGGENDDWE
- a CDS encoding ATP-dependent DNA helicase, whose translation is MDMTGNPERFGVLLPLWPDLHTLATEAEQNADKLPDFSTIRLRSFSEAMVCHLFRHHGLQLNDEEKQFDRLQLLQHNDLLDRRILGLLHTIRKLGNIAAHGKRPVSVAEAHDLLDDALSLTAWFCLEMRPDIDWQARGRAASITPSACHETSQDMCPADARENIVQNREAGLETLVRPPQTRISLRDMFEEELTADQQRGISALDGFLADDTQRVFLLKGYAGTGKTFLAGGLTEFLLAQGRMFSLAAPTGRAAKVITKKTGQSARTIHSLIYDYSEMTEQTEDDGDGSATFKMIAKVRNNDDPVDAVAIIDEASLVSNVYSESEFFRSGSGHLLRDLIEHVGSTHSGNARKIIFIGDPAQLPPVGMSTSPALDADYLRETFGLDATSYELTEIVRQKAESAVIRNVMPLREGVTSGRFSSLTFSFDDDVIQLPKDSVTPLYMKIREGRGPQAPIIVTHSNTEAANFNRAIRAVLFPGKATVAAGDSVIVAANGFCGPHYVANGEILQIDAAEATVERRSVQLLQKIGNSDVSEPINVALNFRDVMVALPQSEGDDLILKAKILDDFLHGDDASLASAQQRALYVDFLKRHKHIDRNKDRDAFQLALRSDPYFNALRLRFGYAITCHKAQGGEWSHVIVSCATRQNPRSSDYFRWLYTAMTRTSSKLYLVDPPEIRLKAAGTGWVTPSTTQPGPQSTESGPPDQRAMAPEPDGGAPSPALSPQSLFRTWLQTEIRNRLADTGVEIEDVAHHQYREAYFFKRGADAVRIDIGYKGNWTVSSVTCPRPDGFAEEIIARIAGLSGQKPGTGTSSSASVGAPDRPFLRDFHDRLIAALSKKGITVANFKEQQWSQRYTLARGPDTVTVDIFYNGKNQLTKFMPVNPSLNPEPSLIALQDDVGTVLTDEVVP